The DNA sequence GCGCCCACCCGTACACCGACCGGAACCCGGCCTCGGCGCGGCAGCTCGCCCGGCTCACCGAGCTGCTCGCCGCCGACAAGGCGAAGACGGGCCGACCCCACCTGTGGGGCGCGGCTGCGGCCCGGGACCTGACGCTCACCGACTGCGTCAACCGCGCCGACGCGCTGGTCTCCGACGTCTCCGGGGTCATCTCCGACTGGCTCTACTCCGGCAAGCCGTACGCGGTCACCGACACCGGCGCCGACGGCGCGCACTTCGTCGAGCGGTTCCCGCTCGCGGCCTCCGGCTACGTGCTGCGCCGCGACATGTCCAACGTGGACGACGTGCTCACCGCGCTGCTCGACACCGACCCGAAGGCCGCGGAGCGCTGGACGGCCCGGACCCGCTACCTGGGCGACTTCCCCACCGACGGCTACGCCGAGGCGTTCCTCGCCGCCGCCCGCCGCGAGCTGGAACCGGACTGGGCCGTCCCGGCGCCGCGTCCGGCCTAGAGATAGGGGTCGAGCAGGGCGAGCACCGCAGCCGGGTCCTCGACGTGGGCGTGGTGGCCCAACCCGGGCAGGGTGGCCACCGGCACGCCGAACGCCTTGAGCTGCGCGTCCGTCACCATCGGATCCGTCTCGCCGCGCGCCAGCAGCACTTGCGCGTCGGCGGCGGCGGCCAGCAGGGCGGGCATGTCGGGCTCACCCACCGCGAACGCGGCCGGATCCATGGCCAGCCGCCACCGTCCACCGCCCCGCTCGTCGCCGCCGGGGTGGCTCCGGTGCCCGCGGCCGTCCTCCCGCCGCAGCCCCGCGTCGACCACCGGGTGGTCGGGGGCGAACAGGCCGGCGAGCCCGGAGACCCGCAGGTAGCGGCGGGCCGCCTCGTCACGGGTGGCGAACCAGGTCACCGGCCGGGCCGCCAACTCGTCCGCCTTGGCCAGCTCGGCCGGTGACCAGACCACCTTGATGCCCAGCCCGACCACCGCGTCGACCGGCAGGCCCCGCTGCCGGGCGGCGAGCGACAGCGCCACCACCCCGCCGAGCGAGTGCCCGAGCAGCACCAGCCGGTCGTGCGGGCCGAGCCGGAGCGCGTCGAGCCCGTCCGCCACCCGCCGCGCCAGGGCCGCGAACGAGTACCCGGCCTCCGACAACGGCGGTGACCAGCCGTGGCCGGCCAGGTCGGGGGCGAGCCAACGCCCCTGCCAGCGACGCTCCAGCAGCGGCGCCCAGGGCAACCACACCTCGCCGGTGGCACCCATGCCGTGCAGGAGCACCAGGTGGCGGGTCCCCGTCACATCGCCCATACGCCGCAGTCTGCCACCGCACGGACACCCCGCGCGAGACCACGCACGCCGGCACCGCCCCGGGCGAATGGAACGCGGTGATTGCCCTCGGACACCGGAGACACCACCGCGTCGTTCCACAACCTGGGCGCGGAGCGGTGTCGACGCGTCGGGCATGCCGGACGTTGCTTGCGCTCGCAGCGCTACGAACTTGATGGCGTGGACGGGTCACCCGTCCTGACCCGTCCACACCATCAGGTTTGCAGGCGCTGGACGTGACACTGGTGGGACGGCGAGTGGAACGCGGTGGATGTGTGGGCGCGCGTGAGACATCCCTGGCGTGCCAGTGCCTCACGGGGTGGGTTGTCCGGTTCGGCGGTGGTGGGCGGCACGCTGGCGGCGGAATCGTCGACGGGGTGGCGGCGTTGTATCCCGGTGCACGGCCGAGGAAGGCAAGCGCCCCCGCGCCGCCCCCCGCCCGGGAATGACGGTGGACCCCCGGTCGTTACACACAGTTCCGGCGCCGCGACGAGGCCCCCGCCCCGCGAGCAGCCGGATCCCCCGAGCTTCTTCTTGTGCGCCTGACGGTGCCCGCACCCCCCGGTGCGTTGACCCCCGAATGGAGCCCTCCCCATGAACACGATGCTGCGTAAGAGTGTGCTGGGTATTGCTGGTCTGGCTTTCACCGGTGGTGTGTTCGCCGGTCCGATCGCCGGTCACGTCGAGTCCGCGCACGCCGCCACCGCCAGCAAGCCGATCGCGGTCGCGAGTGTGCAGGGTGAGCAGTCCACGATCACCCTCAACGACGAGCAGACCGCCAACGTCAAGGCGATCATCGCCGCGACGAAGAAGGCCGGCCTGCCGGAGCGGGCGGCGGTGGTCTCGATCGCGACGGCGTTGCAGGAGTCGAAGCTGGAGAACCTGGGCCACCTCGGCGACCGCAACGACCACGACTCGCTGGGTCTGTTCCAGCAGCGCCCCTCCTCGGGTTGGGGCACGCCGGAGCAGATCACCGACCCGGAGTACTCGACCCTCGCGTTCCTGAAGGGGTTGAAGCAGGTCGACGGCTGGCAGGACATGCCGGTGACCAAGGCCGCCCAGACGGTGCAGGTGTCGGCCTACCCGGACGCGTACGCCCAGTGGGAGAAGCAGGCCACCGACCTGGTCGCCAAGCACTGGAACAGCTAAGACGGCATGAAGGCCGGCACCCCCAGCGGGTGCCGGCCTTCAGCGCGTACCGGAAACGGGTCAGGCGGAGTAGCCGCGCGTGGCCATCCAGTTCGCCAGGTCGATGGTGCTGATCCAGTACGCCGGCAGCGACGGGTCGGCCGAGTCGGCGATCCGTACGGTCCGGCCGTCGTTCTTGTAGCCGACCACGGCGATGTAGTGGCCGCCCGGGAACGAGTGCCAGCCGCCGTCGGTGTCGGTGGCGTCCCCGACGACGTTCGAGACCACGGCCCGGCCGTTGCTGACCGCGTTGACCACGTCGGCCTGGAGCCGGTCGATCTGGGCCCCGGTGGCCGTGCCCGGGATCATGCGGGTCCGGTACGGGTCGCCCTTGACCTGCTGGTTGAGCACCCGGGTGGTGTCCTCGGCCGAGTTGGTGCCCATCTCGGTGGTGCCGAGCGCGACGGCGAGCGTGTCCTGGCTGCGCTCGATGCCGGTGGCGCTGAGCGCGTTCCGCACCGCGGCCGGGCCGCAGTAGTAGTAGGTGGTCTGCGCCTGGTAGTCGTAGTCGAGCACCCTGCTCGACGGCGGCTTCGGCTTGGCCGTGCGGGTGGTGTCCGGGTCGGCGACCTTCGCCGACGGCGACGCCGTGGGCGACGCGCTGGGCGAGCGGCTGGGCGAGGCGCTGGGTGACGCGCTCGGCGACGGGGCGGCGATCCGTGCCTCACTGCGGCTGGCGGTGTCGCCCAGGCGGGAGCCGAGTTCCGCCACCGTGGCGGTGTTCTCCTGCCGGGTCGGCGCGTCGTCGTTGGCGGTCAGCGCGGCGCCGGTGCCGCCGGCCAGCACGAGGGCCGCGGCCGAACCGGCGATGATCTGGTACGGGCGCTGGGTCGCGAGGCGACGCAGGTGGCGCTTCAGGTGGTGCTTCACGGGTTTCCTCCACGGGGGTGGGCGGCACGCACCGGCCCCGCACATGGAGGAACCCACATGCGCTGGCGGGCGGAACGGCCACGGGACGTCGCCCGGGTTGCCGGGCGGACAGGGGTCGGAAAGCGGCGTCGCGTCAGGCGAGCGCCGGCACCCCGATGCCGTGGAGGCGGGGGGACGTTCGGGGGGTGGTGGGCACGAGGATGGAACTCCTTCCGTGTCCGCCGACCGGGTTAGCTGACGGATTCGGGCGGGAAGTACGCCCTACCGCGGGCCGTGGCTCGCGGATTCACCCCGATGGTGCGATGGGTCCCCGGTTCGTATTGCACGATTAGGCGGGTCGGCGCGGCGTCGCCATCTGCGATCGGGAACCGCACCGGACCGCGCCGACACTACCGGTGGGTACACGCCCTGCCAAGCGCTCTCACCTGCGCAAACGTCGTGGGCGACTACGGATTCGGAACAGTCGGTCACCGACTTCCCCCTATGGGACAAGCGGTCGCGTCGGCGCCCGTCCGGCAGGAAGCGGACATCCGGCGGGTGGAGAAACGGGCAGCGGGCGCAGCAGGGGCCATCGATCCGGACGCTCACCGGTGGGCGGCACCGGTGACCGGCGTCACCGCTTCCGGATAACGATTCGGTCGACGTCCCGTCGTGGGCGCCGGTGCGTGCCGGTCAGCCGACGCGGGCCGGACGCCACCGGGTCCCCGGTACGGCTGCCGGGGCCGGGAGGCGGGTCGCCGGCGAGACGCGGGACGCGGGTGCCGGCCGCAGCGCCGTGGTGGCCGCGTACGCCTCGGCGGCGAGCGTCCGGGCCGCCTCGGCGGCGAGTTCGGCGTCCCGCCAGGCCAGGCGCTCCCGTTCGGCGGCTGCCTCCCAGCCGGCCCGCCGCCCGTCGCGGATGGTCCGGGCCAGCACGATCTCCTGCTCGGCCGGGTGCCGGCGTGGGTCCCACCCGTTGCGGCGGGCCAGCACGTCGGCGAGTTGGCGGGCGGTCAGCTCGCCTCGCCAGTGCGCCGCCATGGCGGTGCGGTGCAGCCAACGCTCGCGCGCCGCGTACTCGGCGGGGGTGCGGGGCGTGTGCGGGGCGGGCAGCGCGCCGGCGGCGGCCAGGCGGCGGGCGGCGGCGTCCGACTCGTCGTAGGCGGTCCAGGCCCGGTCCGCCTCGCTCTGGGCGGCCAGCCACTGCTCGCGGCGACGGCGGGCGGTCTGCGCGGCCCCGGCGGCGGCCACCGCCACCTCGTCGGCGTACCGGGTCAGGTCGGCGCGGTGGAGCGCCTCCACGTCGACCGGTTCGGGTGCCGGGTCCACCGCGCCGTCGCGTTCCGGGCGCGCGACCAGCACGGCGAGCAGGACGAGGGCGAGCACGGTCAGGGCCGACCAGATGGCGGCGGCCTCGGGGACGGCGGTGAGGAAGTGGAGAAGAACGGTCTGCGACATGGTCGGCACCTCACGGGAGACAGTGGCGGGGAACTCCGCACGGCCGGTCGGGGCGGGGCGCGGCCGGAGTCCGGGCGCCGCCGGGCCGCCGAGGGCGGGTGCGGGGTGAGGTTCGGTGGGCGCGGTCACGGGCCGGGGCCCGTGGCGGGTCAGCGCGCGGGCGGGGCCCGCGGACCGGCCGGTGCCGGCGGCTGGCCGGCCGGGAACGGGTGCCGCCCGGTCGGGGGCACGGCCCCGCCCGCCGGCTGCGGCTCGGGAACGTCGACGCGGCTGCCCTGCCGATCGACGGCGGGGACGCCCTGTCGCTCGGTGACGGTGCTGCTGCGCCGCTCGACGACGGCGTCGCCGGGCCGACCGACGATGGAGGCGCCGGCAATCGCGTCGGCCCGCCGGTCGACGACGGTGTGGCCAGCCGGTGGCGGGCCGCACGACGGACCGGCGACCGGGCCGGCCACCGCCGGTGCGATCGGGGACACGCCGGTCGGCAGCGTGGCGGCCCCCAGCGAACAGGCGACGACCACGGCCAGGCTGGCCAGCATCCGTGCGGCCCAGCGCGCCACCCACCACACGGGACAGGTGAGCGCGATCGGAGCCACGGCTACAAATTACCGCCGATCCGGGCACAGCGCATCGTCGCCCGGCGTGTCGCGACGCCGCTGACCAGGGTGGACCGCTCAGTCCGGCCGGCGCCGCCCGGCGTACTCGATCGAACGGTCCGGCTCCCCGGCGGACGCCGCGCCGGTGTCGTCGGCGGCCGAACGCGGTGCGGGCACGCCGGGTGCCGGCGCAGCGGCGGCCGGGCCGCGACGGGCTCGGCGCGACGGGCCGAGGCGGCGCATCATCGGCTCCTCCACCCAGCGGTGCAGCGCCGCCGCGAGCGCCAGGGTGAGCAGCAGGAAGCCGAGCACCGCGAGCGGGCCCCGCCACCCGCGCAGCCCGGTCCCCCAGTGGCCGGTGAGCCGCAGCACGGTCATCATGACCAGCACGTGGACCAGGTAGAACGCGAACGAGACCTCACCGAGCCAGACCATCGGCCGGGACCGCCACGGGGTCCGCCGGCCCCGCACGTCGGCGTCCGCCGCCGCGGCGATGACCACCAGGTACGCGACGGCGAGCAGCGCCGCCCAGAACTCCGCCCGGATCCACAGCGCGGCGACCACCCAGGTGGCGACGAAGATCAGGCTGGCCGAGGTCAGCCCGGGGCCGCGCCAGCGGTCACGGCGCATCAGCTCGGCCGCCGCCGCCCCCATCCAGAACTCGATCGAGCGGGTGACCGGGAAGATCTGGGTGAACCACCAGCGCTGCTCCTCGGGCACCAGGTGCTGGCCGGGCCAGAGCGCCAGGATGAGCAGCGGCGCGGCGACCAGCGCGGCCCGGAGCACGCCGGTACGCGCCCGGCGCAGCCACGGCACCACCAGCGGCAGGCACAGGTAGAAGGCCAGCTCGCAGGAGAGCGACCAGCTCACGTTGTTGATGCTGTAGAAGTAGCCGTTGACCGGGATCCACGCCTGGACCAGGAAGAGGTTGCCGATCGCCGCCCAGGGCAGGACCGGGTCGGCGAACCAGGCCGCCACGGCCAGCGCCGCCAGGAACGTCACCACGTGGTTCGGGTAGATCTTGGCCGCCCGGCGGCGCAGGAACGTCCACCCCGACTCGCCACCCCGGTACGACCAGACCAGCACGAATCCACTCAGGATGAAGAAGAACTCGACGCCGGAGAGCCCCAGGCTGAAGACCTTGCCCATCACCGTCTTCCACTGCGGCTCCGCGATGATCTGCATGGTGCCCGCGTGGAAGCCGAAGACCAACAGGGCCCCGATCCACCGCAGCCCGGTCAGCGACGGCAGACGCGGAGCACGGGTGGTGGTCGGGGCACTGGTCATCCCGGGCACCTTACCGGGTCGCAGGGCGCGGGTTCCGGCACGGCGACGTCCGGGCCGGTGCCCGCGGACGGCGGATAGGATTTCCGTTCCTGCCCGGCGGGGCCCCACCGGGCCCGCCGGACCCGTACGGAAGGTGAGCAACCGGATGCACCAGCGGATCCTCCTCCGCGCCCGCAAGGGCCCGTTCGACGTCCTGACGCCCGAGGAGACCTTCGCCGGCAACTGGATCAGCGACAACACCGGCAACCTGGTCTTCAGCCACGCCGCACACAAGCTGCTGGCCACCTCCACGGCGGAGGTCACGTCGACCCGGAAGCTCGCCGACCCGCGCGACGCCGACGAGATCAACGAACGGTACGACGTCTTCGTCGTACCGTTGGCCAACGCGTTCCGGCGCAGCTTCATCAACCGCCTCGAACCGATGACCCGGCTGATCGAGCGGCTGAAGATCCCGGTGGTGGTCCTCGGCGTCGGCGTGCAGACGAACGTCGACGGCGACCGGGAGTACCTGCGCCAGATCGACGAGCCGGTGAGCGCGTTCTGCCGGGCGGTGCTCGACCGCTCGCACAGCATCGGGGTGCGCGGCGAGATCACCGAGAGCTACCTGCGTACGCTCGGCTTCTCCGCGGTGGAGCAGATCGGCTGCCCGTCGATGTTCCTGCACGGGGACACGTTCACGCTGGAGAAGACCCGGCCGGAGCTGACCACCGACGACCGGATCGCGCTGACCATCTCCCCCTACGTCTCCTCGATGGCCCCGGTCGTCCGCCGCCACCGGGAGCGCTACCCGAACCTGTGCTACGTGCCGCAGGACCTGCGCACGCTCGGCACGCTGCTCTACGGCGACGCGCCCGAGCACCGGGGCAAGAGCAGCGAGATGCCGCTGCACACCTCGCACCCGCTCTTCGTCGAGGACAAGGTGCGGATGTTCGTCGACCCGTGGACCTGGATGTCGCACCTGTCCGGCTTCGACTTCAACTTCGGCACCCGGATCCACGGCACCATCACGGCGCTGATCGCCGGCACCCCCGGCTACCTCTTCGCGCACGACTCGCGCACCCTGGAGCTGGCCCGCTACTTCGGCATCCCGCACCGGATCATGCGGGACGTGCCGGCCGACGTCGACGCCGCCGACCTCTACGCGGAGGCCGACTACACCTCGCTGACCGGGGGCCACAAGGCCCGCTTCGACACCATCACCGCGTTCCTGGCCAAGCACGACCTCGGCACCTCGTTCGCCGACGGCGACAGCGCCGCGGCGTTCGACAGGCGGGTCGCGGAGACGGAGTTCCCGCCGGCCGTGCGACCGGCCGCCGCCACCCCGCCGGCCGAGCTGCTGACCCGCATCCAGCGGCTCAGTGACGAGAACCGCCGGCTCGCCGACACCGTGCGCACGCTGCGCGCGCAGGGGCTGCGCGAGCGGATCAAGCAGGCCGTCCCGGACCCGGTCCGCCGTCTGCTGCGACGTTGATCCGTCGTACGCCTGTTCGATCGCCCGGGGTACGATCGCCTGCGTGTCCGACGTCGCGTACCAGCCCTCGATGCTCGACCTGGCCGAGCACGGCCCGACCCTGGGTCCGCTCGCGGGCCAGGTGCGTCGGCACGAGCTGAGCCGGGGCGCGTGGGTCGACCACCTGCCCGGCTGGGTGCGGGGCTCCGACGCGGTGCTCGACACGCTCCGGCACGACGTGCCGTGGCGGGCCGAGCGTCGCGCCATGTACGACACCACCGTCGACGTGCCGCGCCTGCTGTGCTGGTACGCCGGCGGCCGACCGCTGCCGCACCCGGTGCTCGCCGCCGCCCGCGACGCCCTCACCCGGCACTACGCGCCCGAGTTGGGCGAGCCGTTCGTCACCGCCGGCCTGTGCCTCTACCGCGACGGCCGGGACAGCGTCGCCTGGCACGGCGACACCAAGGGCCGCTCCGCGCACACCGACACCATGGTGGCGATCGTCTCGTTCGGCTCGCCCCGCCCGCTGCTGCTGCGCCCCCGGGGCGGGGGCGGCCCCGGCCTGCGCTTTCCGCTCGGCCACGGCGACCTGGTGGTGATGGGCGGCTCCTGCCAACGCACCTGGGAGCACGCCGTGCCGAAGACCACCCGCCCGGTCGGTCCCCGGGTCAGCGTCCAGTTCCGCCCCGCCGGGGTGGCCTGACCCGGCCCCGTGCTAGAAACAACTCCCAGGGTCGATCACGCCCCCGTCACCCGAGAAAAAGGGCGAGGCGATGACCCAGTTCCCCACGTGGGCCGTGCACGGCGACGGCCGGTCGGTACGCCCCGGCGACGTGGTCCATCCCGACGAACGGCTCTCCTGGCCGCGCACCGTCGGGGTGGGCGTGCAGCACGTGGTCGCCATGTTCGGCGCCACCTTCACCGTGCCGCTGATCACCGGCTTCCCGCCGGCCACCACGCTGTTCTTCTCCGGCCTGGGCACGCTGCTGTTCCTGCTGATCACCGGTAACCGGCTGCCGTCGTACCTCGGCTCGTCGTTCGCGTTCATCGCCCCGGTGATCGCCGCCAAGACCGACGGCGGCATCGGCGCGGCTCTCGGCGGCATCGTGGTCGCGGGCGCCGCGCTGGCGCTGGTCGGCGTCGTGGTGCACGTGGCCGGCGCGCGGTGGATCGACGCCCTGATGCCGCCGGTGGTCACCGGCGCGATCGTCGCGCTGATCGGGCTCAACCTCGCCCCGGTCGCCTGGGACGGCGGCGGCGCCGGCACCGGCGTCAAGGCGCAACCGCTGATCGCCGTGGTCACGCTGCTGGCGATCCTGGTCACCACCGTGCTCTTCCGCGGCTTCCTGGCCCGGCTGTCGATCCTGCTCGGCGTGGTGGTCGGCTGGCTGGTCGCGGCGCTGACCGGCCAGCTCGACCAGCAGGCGGTCACCGGGCTGCGGCAGGCCGCCTGGGTGGGGTTGCCGGAGTTCCACACGCCCAGCTTCAGCCCGCGCGCCGTCGTGCTGGTCATCCCGGTCATCCTGGTGCTGATCGCGGAGAACGCCGGGCACGTCAAGGCGGTCGCGGCGATGACCGGCCGCAACCTCGACCGGCAGATGGGTCGCGCGTTCCTCGGCGACGGCGTCGCCACCGTGCTGGCCGGCTCCGGCGGCGGTTCCGGCACCACCACGTACGCGGAGAACATCGGCGTCATGGCCGCGACCCGCGTCTACTCCACCGCCGCGTACTGGGTGGCCGGCGGCACGGCGATCCTGCTCGGGCTCTGCCCGAAGTTCGGCGCGTTGATCCTCACCGTGCCGGCCGGTGTGCTCGGCGGCGCCACCACCGCGTTGTACGGCCTGATCGCGGTGCTCGGCGCCCGCATCTGGATCGAGAACCGGGTCGACTTCCACGACCCGGTCAACCTGTTCACCGCCGCGGTCGCGGTGATCGTGGGCGCCGCCAACTACACGCTGACCGCCGGTGACCTGTCCTTCAACGGCATCGCGCTGGGCACCGCCGCCGCCCTGGTGATCTACCACGGCATGCGCCTGATCGCCCGCCTGCGTGGCACCACCCCCGAGCCCCGCCAAGCCCCCGAGCCCGAACTCTGACCCCGGCTCCCCGTCCCCCGTCCCCCCGTCCCCGCGTCCCCGCGTCCCGCCGATCTTGCACTTACGGCCTCGGAAATGCCGGCTTCACCCGGAAGATGCGGGCGGCAAGTGCAAGATCGACGCGGGGGTGGGGGTGGGGGTGGGGGTGGGGGCAGGGGGTCAGTCGCGGTCGATGTGGTGGCCGATGACGGTGGGGCCCAGCATCACGGCGAAGCCGGAACCGTCGCGGCGCGGGTCGGCCGGAGGGAGGTCCACCGGGTCACCGTTGGCCGTCGCGCCCACCGGCCGCGGGCCGATCCAGGCCACGGACAGCTCCAGCTCACCCTTGAGCAGCCGCTGCGCGCGCACGCCGCCGGTCGCCCGTCCCTTCGCCGGGTACGCCTGCATCGGCGTCACCTTGACCGTGGCGCCGGTCGAGGTGACCACCATCGGCTCACCGTGCCGCGGTTCGTCGGTGCGGACCGCGCCGAAGAAGACCACCCGCGCGCC is a window from the Micromonospora sp. DSM 45708 genome containing:
- a CDS encoding alpha-ketoglutarate-dependent dioxygenase AlkB codes for the protein MSDVAYQPSMLDLAEHGPTLGPLAGQVRRHELSRGAWVDHLPGWVRGSDAVLDTLRHDVPWRAERRAMYDTTVDVPRLLCWYAGGRPLPHPVLAAARDALTRHYAPELGEPFVTAGLCLYRDGRDSVAWHGDTKGRSAHTDTMVAIVSFGSPRPLLLRPRGGGGPGLRFPLGHGDLVVMGGSCQRTWEHAVPKTTRPVGPRVSVQFRPAGVA
- a CDS encoding alpha/beta fold hydrolase, yielding MGDVTGTRHLVLLHGMGATGEVWLPWAPLLERRWQGRWLAPDLAGHGWSPPLSEAGYSFAALARRVADGLDALRLGPHDRLVLLGHSLGGVVALSLAARQRGLPVDAVVGLGIKVVWSPAELAKADELAARPVTWFATRDEAARRYLRVSGLAGLFAPDHPVVDAGLRREDGRGHRSHPGGDERGGGRWRLAMDPAAFAVGEPDMPALLAAAADAQVLLARGETDPMVTDAQLKAFGVPVATLPGLGHHAHVEDPAAVLALLDPYL
- a CDS encoding uracil-xanthine permease family protein: MTQFPTWAVHGDGRSVRPGDVVHPDERLSWPRTVGVGVQHVVAMFGATFTVPLITGFPPATTLFFSGLGTLLFLLITGNRLPSYLGSSFAFIAPVIAAKTDGGIGAALGGIVVAGAALALVGVVVHVAGARWIDALMPPVVTGAIVALIGLNLAPVAWDGGGAGTGVKAQPLIAVVTLLAILVTTVLFRGFLARLSILLGVVVGWLVAALTGQLDQQAVTGLRQAAWVGLPEFHTPSFSPRAVVLVIPVILVLIAENAGHVKAVAAMTGRNLDRQMGRAFLGDGVATVLAGSGGGSGTTTYAENIGVMAATRVYSTAAYWVAGGTAILLGLCPKFGALILTVPAGVLGGATTALYGLIAVLGARIWIENRVDFHDPVNLFTAAVAVIVGAANYTLTAGDLSFNGIALGTAAALVIYHGMRLIARLRGTTPEPRQAPEPEL
- a CDS encoding C39 family peptidase, whose translation is MCGAGACRPPPWRKPVKHHLKRHLRRLATQRPYQIIAGSAAALVLAGGTGAALTANDDAPTRQENTATVAELGSRLGDTASRSEARIAAPSPSASPSASPSRSPSASPTASPSAKVADPDTTRTAKPKPPSSRVLDYDYQAQTTYYYCGPAAVRNALSATGIERSQDTLAVALGTTEMGTNSAEDTTRVLNQQVKGDPYRTRMIPGTATGAQIDRLQADVVNAVSNGRAVVSNVVGDATDTDGGWHSFPGGHYIAVVGYKNDGRTVRIADSADPSLPAYWISTIDLANWMATRGYSA
- a CDS encoding acyltransferase family protein, which encodes MTSAPTTTRAPRLPSLTGLRWIGALLVFGFHAGTMQIIAEPQWKTVMGKVFSLGLSGVEFFFILSGFVLVWSYRGGESGWTFLRRRAAKIYPNHVVTFLAALAVAAWFADPVLPWAAIGNLFLVQAWIPVNGYFYSINNVSWSLSCELAFYLCLPLVVPWLRRARTGVLRAALVAAPLLILALWPGQHLVPEEQRWWFTQIFPVTRSIEFWMGAAAAELMRRDRWRGPGLTSASLIFVATWVVAALWIRAEFWAALLAVAYLVVIAAAADADVRGRRTPWRSRPMVWLGEVSFAFYLVHVLVMMTVLRLTGHWGTGLRGWRGPLAVLGFLLLTLALAAALHRWVEEPMMRRLGPSRRARRGPAAAAPAPGVPAPRSAADDTGAASAGEPDRSIEYAGRRRPD
- a CDS encoding polysaccharide pyruvyl transferase family protein, producing the protein MHQRILLRARKGPFDVLTPEETFAGNWISDNTGNLVFSHAAHKLLATSTAEVTSTRKLADPRDADEINERYDVFVVPLANAFRRSFINRLEPMTRLIERLKIPVVVLGVGVQTNVDGDREYLRQIDEPVSAFCRAVLDRSHSIGVRGEITESYLRTLGFSAVEQIGCPSMFLHGDTFTLEKTRPELTTDDRIALTISPYVSSMAPVVRRHRERYPNLCYVPQDLRTLGTLLYGDAPEHRGKSSEMPLHTSHPLFVEDKVRMFVDPWTWMSHLSGFDFNFGTRIHGTITALIAGTPGYLFAHDSRTLELARYFGIPHRIMRDVPADVDAADLYAEADYTSLTGGHKARFDTITAFLAKHDLGTSFADGDSAAAFDRRVAETEFPPAVRPAAATPPAELLTRIQRLSDENRRLADTVRTLRAQGLRERIKQAVPDPVRRLLRR